Below is a window of Picosynechococcus sp. PCC 7002 DNA.
GGAGCGATGTTTCCGCAAACGTGTTTTAATGGCGTCAAGTAACTCGTAGGTGGTAAAGGGCTTTGTGAGGTAATCATCGGCCCCCAAGTTCATCCCTTGGCGAATATTTTCTTTCGTACCTTTGGCCGTTAAAAAAATGAATGGAATCGTTTCGGTTTCTGGATCTGCTTGGAGAATTTCTAAGACACCATAACCGTCCATGCCCGGCATCATGATGTCACAAATAATTAGATCTGGACGATTTTCAATGGCAATGCCGACGCCAATCTGCCCATTTTCTGCTTCTAGAACCTGATAATCTTCGGCGATGAGCAAGGTGACGATGAGCTCTCGGATCGAATCTTCGTCTTCAATGACGAGAATGGTGGGGGAAAGTGAGGAGGCAACCATAGTAGATGTTTCTCATGGGACTTGATGCGTCAGTCAGGGTTTACTCACGAAAGAGCAGGGAATTTTAACGCGGAATGTGGTGCCAGAATTCACGAGACTTGCGACCATAATCGTACCATTGTGTAAGTCAATGTAACGTTTCACAATGTGTAGTCCTAAGCCTGTGCCTGGAATTTTGCCAACATTTTGAGCCCGGTGAAAGGGTTCAAATAAATGTGGTAAATCGGCTTGGGGAATGCCAATTCCCCGGTCAGTGATGGTGATGCTGATTTGGCGATCGCCACAACAAACTACTAGGCTGACGGCTTCACCGGGAAAAGAGTATTTGAGGGCATTCGAGAGTAAATTAGACAGAATGTGGCGGATAATCTTGGCGTCTAGGACGGGTAAGAGGCGGCGATCGCCTTGGTATTGGGGAACGAAATCAAACCGGATCGGGTGGGTATGGCCAAACACCACTTGCAACTCTTCGATGATGTCCTGGCACAGCCCTTCAAAATGCACGGGCGCTGGCTCTAGGGTGAGTTGTCCTGCATCGACGCGACTGACCGAAAGGACATCGTCAACGAGGGTTTGGAGCCGTTGGGCCGCCCCTTTAATTCGCTGTAGATGCCGCCGTTGCGCTTCTGGGTTGAATTTGTGGGCGTATTGTTCGAGGAGTTCAGTAAAGCCCAAAATCGAGGTCAAAGGGGTGCGGAATTCATGGGAGGCAATGTCAATGAAACGGGTTTTCAGTTGATTGAGTTCTTTTTCGCGCATCAGGGCATTGTGCATATCTAGCTCTACCTGTTTGCGATCGCTAATGTCACGCATCACCCCAATCACCCAAAACTGATCCGAATCTTGCGCAGTAATATCCTTAGGAACTCCCCGGTCTTGGATCCAAACATAGGAACCGTCATGGTGCTGGAATCGATAGTCCAACTCGTAGGCTTGCTGTTGGGCGAAGGCTTGTTCGAGGGTGGCCAAAACTTTCGTTTGATCGTCCGGATAGAGCCGCTCTAGCCAAGTTTGACAATCATTACCCATTTCCGCCGCCGAATACCCCAAAACCCGCGTAAAATCCCCGTACCACACCATTGCACCTGAGGTTAAACAGCGTTCATAGACGATGTCGCCAAGGGCTTGAATTAGAGCAGGATTATATTGCATGGGCAGGGTGAGATAAGACGCACAGAAAAAAAAAGGAAAATCAGACGAGAAATGATGGGAAATTGCTGACCCTTAAACGGCAATCAATTTGAAAAGTTTGATAAGAAAGCCTCTGGAAATTAGTGTAATACTGATTAAATAAACTCATTAGTGCTTTGCAACTAAGCTTTAAGGTTGGGCAATGGTAATGGTTCGGAAAAAAAATTTTTGGGAAGAAAAATATCAAACGGCTCAACATCGCTGGGATCTCGGCCAAGCAGCGCCACCGCTCCAGGATTTTTTCGCAAAGACAGCACCATTACCCCAAGGGAAATGGGGGGTTTTGGGTTGTGGCCAGGGCCATGATGCTGTGTTTTTAGCAAAACAGGGGTTCTCAGTAACGGGGGTTGATTTTGCCCCAGCGGCGATCGCCGCCGCGAAAGCATTAAGCCAAGATCATGGTGTTACTCTTACTTTACTCGAAGAAAATATTTTTGATCTCAAAAAAAGTCATAAAAGTCACTTTGATTATCTGTTCGAGCATACCTGTTTCTGTGCGATCGCCCCAGAGCAGCGTCCCGATTACGTTACCTTGGCGGCCACAATCCTTAAACCAGGGGCCAAACTCTACGGTATTTTCTACACCCACAACAAAACGGGAGGCCCGCCCTTTGGCACAACCCCCCAGGAAGTAATTCAGTTGTTTTCCCCACAATTTAAGATTCTTGCCCTCGATCCGATTCAAAATTCTGTGTCGAGTCGGCAAGGGGATGAACATTGGGGGATCTTGCAAAAGAAATAGGCGATCGCTTTAATTTAATGCATCACCATCCCGCCATCTACATTAAACGTTTGACCTGTAATGTAAGCAGCAGCAGGATCAGCGGCGAGGAAACGAATCATCCCAGCAATTTCTTCCGGTTGACCATAGCGGCCCAGGGGAATGTACTTGAGAATTTCATCGGCTTCGAGGCCTTCGGTCATGTCAGTGGTAATAAAACCAGGGGCCACGGCATTAACCACAATGTTTCGACTAGCCAGTTCCTTAGCGACAGTCTTCGTAAAACCAATCACCCCGGCTTTGGCGGCGCTGTAGTTAGCTTGACCAGGGTTCCCCATTAGTCCGGCCACAGAGGTGATGTTGATGATCCGGCCCCGGCGTTTTTTCATCATCGGTTTGGTGACGGCTTTGGTGCAGAGAAAGACGCCGGTGAGGTTGAGGTCAATGACAGCTTGCCAGGCATCGAGCTTCATGCGCATCAGTAGGGTATCTTTTGTGATCCCGGCGTTGTTGACGAGGATATCAATTTGGTCCCATTGGGCGAGGGTTTTTTCGACGAGATCGTTGACTTGATCTTCCTGGGACACATCGGCTTGGAGGGCGATCGCCTCACCTCCGGCGGCCTGAATTTCCGCGACCAATGCCTCGGCAGCAGCACTGGAACGGGCGTAGTTGATCACCACCTTTGCACCTTCTGTGGCGAGGGTGATCGCCGTGGCTTTACCAATCCCCCGAGACGCCCCGGTGACGATGGCCACTTGATCCTTCAGACGTTGTTGCGCGGCGGGTAAAAGCTCCATTGCCTATCTCTCCAAAAGTCTTTGCGTTTTGATGACTGGGTTATCATAGGAGTTAGGGTCGTGCGATCGCAACAATTCCCCTCGCAATCTCGTTTCGGAGCTATTTTCCATGGCTGTCAAAAAACAATTTTCCAGTTTTGAAGCAATGTTACAGGCTGCCGAAAAGCCTGTTTTAGTCGATTTTTATGCAACTTGGTGTGGCCCCTGCCAAATTATGGGCAAAACCCTCGAAGAAATCAGCCCCCAAATGGCCAATGAAATTCAAATCGTCAAAGTAGACGGCGATCGCTATCCGGCCCTTGCCTCCCACCACGGTGTCCATGCCTATCCCACCCTCGTGCTCTACAACAAAGGACAATTAGTTTCCCGCATCGAAGGGGCCGTTGCCGCGCCACAACTGATGCAACAAATCCGCCGCGCCCTCCAAAATTAAGCCTTCAACATCACTCCCCTGGTGGCGAGCTTAACGGTTACTGCTCAAAATATTCAATCTAAATCCCAGGGAATATTTACATTTCTTGACCCGGCCGGGTCTTTTTTTGTGAGCAAAAAATCACATCGTAAACTTATGAGAAGAAAGGCTTTTTTCCCCTTCCATTAGGGTTTCGATTTACGTTACAGTCAGAGATAAGGAAATCAAATAAAGTCACAGAAAAATTTTTGCCAGTAATCCAAAAATTGGGGAATTTTTCGGGACATAATCGAGATTTTTGGCAGTTGATAGAGATTTAGGGAGCGCAATATGGTGTGGCAAAAGTTAAGAAAATTCGCAGGTCATTTCGTGGCGCGGCCAGTGGCGCTGCTGCTGGGTTTAGGTCTGACGGCGATCGCCCCAAATTTAGCCCAGGGAGCAACCCTCGAACACCGTGCCCTGAGTCGGAGTGAAAACTTTTTTGCATCTCTAAATACCCGCTTGATTGCCCAGCAGCAAAGTGCCGTTTTCGTTTATGGAACTTCTCCTGTTGCCCAACAATTAGGCCAGGACTACATGGTGCTCCAGGTGAATGACAACAACCGGGTGCAAGGGGTCTTTTACCAAGTGAATTCGGAATATGCTTGCTTTTCGGGCGCGATTAACAACGGTAAGTTAGATTTAGCCGTCCTCGATCCCTACGAACAGGTGGCCTACGATTACCAATTGGATTATGTGGCTAAGGGGTTTGTCGCCGCTGGTGGCGATCGCCCGACGTTGCAGATGGTCCCAGCGGGCTTCCAACCGATCAATGTTCCTAGTGAGCTAGATTATGCCCTGCTCAAAGAATGTGCCGATTTCCAGGCGCCAACTAAGGCCGTTGTTGATATTTAACACGCTTTTAAACCTTAAGATTCAGTCCCCCTAGATGAAAAAATTTAGGGGGATTTTTGATCGAGAAATTAGGCGAGGCTTAATCCTTGAGGAGGAGATAGTAAAGATTACCCGGATCGTTGACGAGACCAGCGCGGGTTTGGGTGTTTGGCCCGGTGCCGAGGAAAATATCAACCCGGCCAGCCCCTTTGATCGCGCTGCCTGTGTCTTGATCGAGGACATAACGACTGACGGGGAGTTTTAACCAGTCTCCATTGGCCCGCTGGTAAGGAAGCTGGGTCGCAATAAAGGCGATCGCCCCTGGGGGAAAAATACTTTTGTCGGTGGCAATTGATCGCTCTGCTAAGACGGGCACCCCGATACTACCGATGGGCGGCGACCCGAAAGTTTCCCGGAAAAAGATAAAGCGATTATTGCGAGGAATGTAATTACTGAGTTCTGTGGGATTCGCCTCAAAATAGTCAATTAATTTGGGGAGGCTTAATTCTTCTGGCTGAAAAATGCCCTCGTTAATCAACTCCTTGCCCAAGCTGACATATTCATAATCGGTACTGCCATCAAAACCAATGGTCATGGTGCGGCCATTGGTCAGTTGCAACCGGGCGGAACCTTGCACCTGGATCAGATAGGCTTCGAGGCGACTTTTTAACCAAACCAATTCATGCCCCCGCAAGGGACTATCGCTCGGCGGAATACCATCACGGCCTTCTAAGGCTACACGGCGGGGGTGGGGTTGCGACCAAGTTTTAAAACCGGGGGGCTGACGATAGAGGGGATATTGAAATTCGTTAGTTTTAACGGGGCTGGCAACGTAGGCTGGTTCAAAGTAAGCGGTAAAGTCCACCTGGCCCGTGCCATCTTTACCCACAGAGCGATAGAAAATAAATTCTCGCTGGATCGCTTGGTGTAATTGGCGGGGGTCGGGATATTGTTGCACTAACTGCCGAAATCGTACCAGCGATCGCCGCACCTTTTCTCGACTGAAGCCGGGGACTTGTACCGCTGCATAATCCGCTTGGGCGGTATTGGTGTCGATGTAGCGCAGGCTATGGTCGATGGCGTTGAGTAACTTTTGGCGTTCTTGGTTTTGCCACAGGCCGTAATCCGGTAAGGCGATCGCCCCTGGCGTTGTGGTCGGCTGGAGCACTTGGGTAAGGCCCGGCTGACTGACTACACTTGCGATGGTGCCCAGGGTGGCAATGGTTAGACCTGACCAAAAAATTTTCATAATATCTTCTTTCCTTAGACGCCCCACAGAGTTTTGCCATTGTAACTCGAAGCCTAGGAATCTCCCGATTGCGTCAGGCCATAGGCGATCGCCACCTATGTTTTAGATAAAAAAAACTTATTCAATTCATCAATAAAGATAGTTTTCCCAATGGAGACAATTGGTAGGGGGCTATGGTTAGATGTTAATCAATACAAAATAAAATTTTCATAGATATTAAACTATGCTCCTGTTGCACTGACAACTTAACTCACACCCAACAGGCTAAGCAACGAATCCTTTATGGTTTGTTTAAGTGCTTTGCTCATCACTGATCTGAAAAATGCGTAACCATGCAGATAACCAACAAAATTCACTTTAGGAATATCCGCGGCGATATTTTTGGCGGGCTAACGGCGGCGGTCATTGCGTTGCCCATGGCCCTCGCCTTCGGGGTGGCATCCGGTGCCGGGGCAGAAGCCGGTCTCTGGGGTGCTGTGCTTGTGGGCTTCTTTGCCGCCCTCTTTGGGGGAACCCCCACCCTCATTTCCGAACCCACAGGGCCGATGACGGTGGTTATGACCGCTGTGATTGCCCATTTCACGGCCAGCGCCGCTACTCCAGAAGAAGGTTTGGCGATCGCCTTTACCGTCGTGATGATGGCCGGGGTGTTCCAAATTATTTTTGGCTCCCTCAAACTCGGCAAATACGTCACCATGATGCCCTACACCGTGATTTCTGGCTTCATGTCAGGGATCGGGATCATCCTGGTCATTTTGCAATTAGCGCCCTTCCTGGGACAGGCGAGTCCGGGGGGCGGCGTCATCGGCACGCTCCAAAATTTACCCACACTGCTGAGTAATATTCAACCGGGCGAAACAGCCTTAGCTTTAGGCACCGTGGCGATCATCTGGTTTATGCCAGAGAAGTTTAAAAAGGTAATCCCGCCCCAATTGGTCGCCCTTGTCTTGGGGACAGTAATCGCCTTTTTTGTTTTCCCGCCAGAAGTAAGCGATCTCCGTCGCATCGGTGAAATTCGAGCTGGGTTCCCAGAGCTGGTCAGACCGAGCTTTAGTCCGGTTGAATTCCAGAGAATGATCCTCGATGCGGCAGTGCTAGGGATGCTCGGTTGTATCGATGCCCTCTTGACGTCTGTCGTCGCCGATAGCTTGACCCGGACAGAGCATAATTCCAACAAAGAATTAATTGGCCAAGGTCTAGGGAACCTCTTTTCTGGCTTGTTCGGCGGGATTGCTGGGGCTGGGGCCACCATGGGGACTGTGGTAAATATCCAGTCCGGTGGTCGAACGGCGCTTTCTGGATTGGTACGGGCCTTTGTCCTGTTGGTTGTGATCCTTGGGGCGGCTAGTTTAACGGCAACCATCCCCCTGGCTGTGCTTGCTGGGATTGCCTTCAAGGTCGGGGTTGACATCATTGACTGGAGTTTCCTAAAACGGGCCCACGAAATTTCCCCCAAGGGGGCACTGATCATGTACGGCGTCATTCTGTTGACGGTCTTAGTTGACTTGATTGTCGCCGTGGGTGTGGGTGTGTTTGTCGCTAATGTGCTCACCATCGAACGGATGAGTAATCTCCAGTCTGAAAAAGTCCAAACGGTTAGTGATGCTGACGATAATATCCGCCTGACTACCACTGAAAAACGCTGGTTGGATGAAGGCCAAGGCCGTGTTCTTTTGTTTCAACTCAGTGGGCCGATGATCTTTGGGGTCGCAAAGGCGATCGCCAGAGAACACAATGCGATGGGTGACTGTGATGCCCTCGTCTTTGATATCGGTGAAGTGCCCCACATGGGGGTTACCGCTTCCCTAGCCTTAGAAAATGCCATTGAAGAGGCCCTCGACAAAGAACGTCAGGTTTATATTGTCGGTGCTGCGGGCCAAACCCGTCGCCGTCTGGAAAAACTCAAGCTCTTTAAGCGGGTTCCCCCCGATAAATGTTTGATGTCGCGGGAAGAAGCCCTCAAGAATGCCGTGCTCGGAATCTATCCCCATTTGGCGGATGGTGTTACGGCTCCCAGTTCAGAGATGGGTTAAGGCCCTGATCTGCGGTGGGTTCCTGGCTATCTTGGTCTAACCTTCCGGCTTATCTCAGGACGGTATGGTCGGCAGATAGCCCTCTCCAGGTTCGATGCAACCTATCCCTTTTCCCTTTTGTCCCATCCCTGCAATATTTGCGATCGCTTTTTACCACAACGTTTGAGGCAAAAATTCTATGCTAAGTCCCACAATCTTTTCTGGTAGTCTGCCAGGATTGACGGATTTCGTTCCTTCCCTGTCCCTGGCGACAACCCCGGAAGCTGACTATGGTTCATTTGTTTTAACCGGCGTTTTAATGACCCTGGTCGTGATCTATGCCATGAGTAAGTTGGGGGGAGAACTCTCCAAACGAGTCGGCTTACCTCCTGTATTAGGGGAACTGGTCGGAGGTGTTCTAGTCGGGGTCTCGGCGCTCCACCTCATCGTCTTTCCGGAAACAGGGGCCACGGCTGCTGACTCAAGTTTAATGCTGTTTTTGCAGCAGCTTGGTGGTTTAGATGGCACTGCCCTTGAGCATATTTTTGCCAGCCAAAGCGAAGTGATCTCGGTATTGGCAGAGCTTGGGGTCATCGTGCTGTTATTTGAGATTGGCCTCGAATCAGACCTCCGAGAGCTGAGTAAAGTGGGTTCCCAGGCTGCGGTGGTCGCGATTGTCGGGGTGGTGGCACCTTTCCTCTTGGGGACGGTGGGCCTAGTGACGTTGTTCCATACGCCGATTATCCCTGCTATTTTTGCGGGGGCCGCCCTCACGGCCACGAGTATTGGCATTACCTCGAAGGTACTGTCGGACTTGGGTCAGCTAAAGTCCACCGAAGGCAAAATTATCGTTGGTGCGGCGGTGATTGACGATGTGCTGGGGATTATTGTTTTAGCGGTCGTCGCGAGTTTGGCCAAGACCGGGGAAGTGGATCTCCTGAATGTGGTCTATCTGATTATTGGGGCCAGTGCTTTTCTGTTGGGTTCGATTCTGCTCGGTAAATTCTTTAACCAAGGTTTTGAGGCGATCGCCGCCAAACTAAAAACCCGGGGCGCGCTGTTGATTCCGGCCTTTGCCTTTGCGTTGGTGATGGCGATTATTGCGAACCTCATCCATTTAGAAGCCATTTTAGGGGCCTTCGCAGCGGGTCTTGTGTTGGATGAAACGGATCTCCGTAAAGAGTTAGACCGTCAGGTGATGCCCATTGCCGACTTTTTAGTGCCGATCTTTTTTGTAACTGTGGGAGCAAAAGCAGACCTTGGTGTTCTGAACCCCTTCGAGTCTGCCAACCGCGCCGGATTAGTGATTGCTGCGTTCCTCATCGTTGTGGCGATTGTCGGGAAGGTAATCACGGGCTGGGCCGTCTTTGGTCAACCGGGGGTGAATCGCTTGGCCATTGGTTTTGGCATGATTCCCCGGGGAGAAGTGGGCCTCGTTTTTGCGGGCATTGGTTCTGCTAGTGGTGTGTTAGATAAGCCCCTAGAAGCAGCCATCATTGTGATGGTGATCTTGACCACTTTCTTGGCACCGCCGCTCCTCCAGGCTGTTTTAAATAAGCCCCAGGATCCGGATGTGCCTGCCGACCGGGAAGCCCTTGAGAAAAGTTTGTCGGTGTAGGAAATCATTACTGGGGGATTGTCATCAGGGACATCCCCCACTCGGACGGAGGGAATTCAGCCATGTCGATGTCTATGCTCGAAGCCTGTGTGTTTGCAGTAATCTTCATTGGGTTTTTCGGCATCATTTTCAAAAAAAATCTGATTATGAAAATCCTGGCCATGGATGTGATGAGTACAGGGGTGATCGCGTATTACATTCTCGTGGCGGCCCGTGGGGGGATTTTTGCTCCCATTGTGGATGCTGACCAGGGGGCGATCGCCTATGCCGATCCGGTGCCCCAGGCCGTGATTTTGACGGCGATTGTGATTGGCTTTTCGATTCAGGCCTTGATGCTCGTGGGCGTGATGAAGTTGTCACGGGATAATCCGACCTTAGAAACCAGCGAAATCGAGAAAAGCCACACGCCATGATCGACGACATCACAATTATTTGGATTTTGTTGCCGTTTGTTGTGGGGTTCAGTATTTATCTCTTGCCCCGCTGGAACCGTTACTTTGCTTTGGCGATCGCCGCTCTATCGGTGGTCTATAGTATCGGTCTGCTTTGGAGTCTAGAGCCTTTTACCCTAGAACTCTTGGATAGCTTCGGCGTCACCCTGATGTTCGATGAACTGAGCGGCTATTTCATTTTGATGAATGGGCTGGTGACGGGGGCTGTACTCCTTTATTGTTTTGACAAACAGAAATCACCCTTTTTCTATACTCAACTGGTGATCCTCCATGGGGCGGTAAACGCGACGTTTTGCTGTGCAGATTTGATCAGTCTGTATGTCGCCCTAGAGTGCATTGGGATTGCTGCATTTTTGTTAATCACCTATTCCCGGAGCGATCGCTCCCTCTGGGTCGGCCTGCGCTATCTCTTCATTAGCAATACCGCGATGTTGTTTTATCTCATTGGTGCGGTATTGGTCTACCAAGCGAGTAATTCCTTTGCTTTTTCGGGTTTGGCGGTGGCCCCCAAGGAGGCGATCGCCTTAATCTTCTTAGGCTTACTGACCAAAGGGGGCATTTTCGTCTCTGGTCTGTGGCTCCCCCTCACCCATGGGGAATCAGAAACTCCCGTATCCGCGCTTTTATCAGGGGTTGTGGTTAAAGCTGGCGTTTTTCCCTTGGCCCGCTGCGCTCTATTAGTGCCAGAGCTTGATCCTGTGGTGCGATTATTCGG
It encodes the following:
- a CDS encoding thioredoxin family protein — encoded protein: MAVKKQFSSFEAMLQAAEKPVLVDFYATWCGPCQIMGKTLEEISPQMANEIQIVKVDGDRYPALASHHGVHAYPTLVLYNKGQLVSRIEGAVAAPQLMQQIRRALQN
- a CDS encoding cation:proton antiporter codes for the protein MLSPTIFSGSLPGLTDFVPSLSLATTPEADYGSFVLTGVLMTLVVIYAMSKLGGELSKRVGLPPVLGELVGGVLVGVSALHLIVFPETGATAADSSLMLFLQQLGGLDGTALEHIFASQSEVISVLAELGVIVLLFEIGLESDLRELSKVGSQAAVVAIVGVVAPFLLGTVGLVTLFHTPIIPAIFAGAALTATSIGITSKVLSDLGQLKSTEGKIIVGAAVIDDVLGIIVLAVVASLAKTGEVDLLNVVYLIIGASAFLLGSILLGKFFNQGFEAIAAKLKTRGALLIPAFAFALVMAIIANLIHLEAILGAFAAGLVLDETDLRKELDRQVMPIADFLVPIFFVTVGAKADLGVLNPFESANRAGLVIAAFLIVVAIVGKVITGWAVFGQPGVNRLAIGFGMIPRGEVGLVFAGIGSASGVLDKPLEAAIIVMVILTTFLAPPLLQAVLNKPQDPDVPADREALEKSLSV
- the bicA gene encoding bicarbonate transporter BicA; translated protein: MQITNKIHFRNIRGDIFGGLTAAVIALPMALAFGVASGAGAEAGLWGAVLVGFFAALFGGTPTLISEPTGPMTVVMTAVIAHFTASAATPEEGLAIAFTVVMMAGVFQIIFGSLKLGKYVTMMPYTVISGFMSGIGIILVILQLAPFLGQASPGGGVIGTLQNLPTLLSNIQPGETALALGTVAIIWFMPEKFKKVIPPQLVALVLGTVIAFFVFPPEVSDLRRIGEIRAGFPELVRPSFSPVEFQRMILDAAVLGMLGCIDALLTSVVADSLTRTEHNSNKELIGQGLGNLFSGLFGGIAGAGATMGTVVNIQSGGRTALSGLVRAFVLLVVILGAASLTATIPLAVLAGIAFKVGVDIIDWSFLKRAHEISPKGALIMYGVILLTVLVDLIVAVGVGVFVANVLTIERMSNLQSEKVQTVSDADDNIRLTTTEKRWLDEGQGRVLLFQLSGPMIFGVAKAIAREHNAMGDCDALVFDIGEVPHMGVTASLALENAIEEALDKERQVYIVGAAGQTRRRLEKLKLFKRVPPDKCLMSREEALKNAVLGIYPHLADGVTAPSSEMG
- a CDS encoding PAS domain-containing sensor histidine kinase — translated: MQYNPALIQALGDIVYERCLTSGAMVWYGDFTRVLGYSAAEMGNDCQTWLERLYPDDQTKVLATLEQAFAQQQAYELDYRFQHHDGSYVWIQDRGVPKDITAQDSDQFWVIGVMRDISDRKQVELDMHNALMREKELNQLKTRFIDIASHEFRTPLTSILGFTELLEQYAHKFNPEAQRRHLQRIKGAAQRLQTLVDDVLSVSRVDAGQLTLEPAPVHFEGLCQDIIEELQVVFGHTHPIRFDFVPQYQGDRRLLPVLDAKIIRHILSNLLSNALKYSFPGEAVSLVVCCGDRQISITITDRGIGIPQADLPHLFEPFHRAQNVGKIPGTGLGLHIVKRYIDLHNGTIMVASLVNSGTTFRVKIPCSFVSKP
- a CDS encoding cation:proton antiporter produces the protein MDDITIIWILLPFVVGFSIYLLPRWNRYFALAIAALSVVYSIGLLWSLEPFTLELLDSFGVTLMFDELSGYFILMNGLVTGAVLLYCFDKQKSPFFYTQLVILHGAVNATFCCADLISLYVALECIGIAAFLLITYSRSDRSLWVGLRYLFISNTAMLFYLIGAVLVYQASNSFAFSGLAVAPKEAIALIFLGLLTKGGIFVSGLWLPLTHGESETPVSALLSGVVVKAGVFPLARCALLVPELDPVVRLFGVGTALLGVGYAVFEKDTKRMLAFHTVSQLGFVLAAPAVGGFYALTHGLVKGALFLTAGQLSSRNFKVLREQSIPRAYWWVLVLACASISGLPFLAGYSSKILTMKNILPWQSFALNVAAVGTAISFAKFIFLPKKTDPSLKILPNFYGAIVLLLGGLFVTNSFYLEAYQPSNILKALVTIGIGWLAYGLIFQRITVKLPRVVEQFEHLVGVMSLVLTGLFWLVLA
- a CDS encoding cation:proton antiporter subunit C encodes the protein MSMSMLEACVFAVIFIGFFGIIFKKNLIMKILAMDVMSTGVIAYYILVAARGGIFAPIVDADQGAIAYADPVPQAVILTAIVIGFSIQALMLVGVMKLSRDNPTLETSEIEKSHTP
- a CDS encoding methyltransferase domain-containing protein → MVRKKNFWEEKYQTAQHRWDLGQAAPPLQDFFAKTAPLPQGKWGVLGCGQGHDAVFLAKQGFSVTGVDFAPAAIAAAKALSQDHGVTLTLLEENIFDLKKSHKSHFDYLFEHTCFCAIAPEQRPDYVTLAATILKPGAKLYGIFYTHNKTGGPPFGTTPQEVIQLFSPQFKILALDPIQNSVSSRQGDEHWGILQKK
- the mltA gene encoding murein transglycosylase A, which encodes MKIFWSGLTIATLGTIASVVSQPGLTQVLQPTTTPGAIALPDYGLWQNQERQKLLNAIDHSLRYIDTNTAQADYAAVQVPGFSREKVRRSLVRFRQLVQQYPDPRQLHQAIQREFIFYRSVGKDGTGQVDFTAYFEPAYVASPVKTNEFQYPLYRQPPGFKTWSQPHPRRVALEGRDGIPPSDSPLRGHELVWLKSRLEAYLIQVQGSARLQLTNGRTMTIGFDGSTDYEYVSLGKELINEGIFQPEELSLPKLIDYFEANPTELSNYIPRNNRFIFFRETFGSPPIGSIGVPVLAERSIATDKSIFPPGAIAFIATQLPYQRANGDWLKLPVSRYVLDQDTGSAIKGAGRVDIFLGTGPNTQTRAGLVNDPGNLYYLLLKD
- the fabG gene encoding 3-oxoacyl-[acyl-carrier-protein] reductase; this translates as MELLPAAQQRLKDQVAIVTGASRGIGKATAITLATEGAKVVINYARSSAAAEALVAEIQAAGGEAIALQADVSQEDQVNDLVEKTLAQWDQIDILVNNAGITKDTLLMRMKLDAWQAVIDLNLTGVFLCTKAVTKPMMKKRRGRIINITSVAGLMGNPGQANYSAAKAGVIGFTKTVAKELASRNIVVNAVAPGFITTDMTEGLEADEILKYIPLGRYGQPEEIAGMIRFLAADPAAAYITGQTFNVDGGMVMH